TCCGTTTCGAAAAATAGGGTTGGGCTCACGATAAGATCAGCGATAGAAAATATCATTTCTTTTCCTTCACGCAGGATATGATCTACGGTATGGGTTGAGACGGGTTGGTAAATTTCCAAATGGGGTTGATATATATTCTTTGGATCTGACCGGTGTGGTACAACCCCTGAGACTCCTGTATCACAGCTCCACTGACTCCAATTTTGACTTTTCACATTAGTATAATTGGATAAAGGACGAATACATGAATAGAATTGATCATCGTTCCACCTCCGTAACGATGCTCCGCATCCTTTTCTCTCCGAATAAAGGGATTCCATTTCGGTCATGATCCATGATTTCTGACATAATTCTGTTCCATAATAATCCGCATATCTTCTCATGAGTCTATGGCCTGCACTTCCCAATCAAGTACTCTTACTGTTGGTGATCCAGCCGAGACGGGTAAAGGAGATTGCCCTAGTTTTCCGCATCCACCTCTTACTTCCGCATGAATCTGAAAATCATTCCCTACCCTATCAATAGAACGAAGCAGCTTGCGCCCGTCCCCCTTTAATATGGAGGGCGTTATTGGCGTTGTTAATTTACCGTTTTCTATGAGATAACCTTCGGTAACATGAATCTTAAATTCCCCAGTGATCATATTTACGTCTCCATTAAAAGCATTTTTTATATAAATACCTGATTTCGTTTCTAAAATGATTTCTTCTGGTTCATCTTCCCCGGGCAATACGAACGTATTAGACATTCTTACCAGGGGAGGATGGGCATAATTTATGACACGTCCATGTCCGTTGCTCTGTACTTTACTGTGCAGGTGACTTAAATAATTTGAAATTCTGCCCTCTTCCACTAATGTGGTGCACTTGGCGGTGATTCCTTCGTCATCTATGTTATAGCTCCCGGGCAAACCCAAACTTGTTGGATCATCTACAATGGTAAGTTTGTCGGAGCCAATTCTTTCACCTTTACTGTTATGAAATGCAGCGCCTGTTAGAGCAGCTATATCTGCTTCGAGTCCATGACCCACAACTTCATGAAAGATGCCAGGAGCTGCTAAAGGGCCTAAGACTAACGAGTATGCTCCTGAGTGAAATGGTTTTGCATTAAGCTTGTCCAACGCTGATTCTGCAGCGTACAGAACTAACTTTTCAAGTTCCACCTGGTTTACATATTTTGGGGAAATCCAGCTCTTCGTCACACTCGACTTCGTTGTTTTCTTATTTTGTCTCGCAAGTACTTCCAACTCCAACATGAAACAAGGCCTGATATCTTCTCGAAGTCCGACTTCTGTCGCAAAAAACCATACATGTTGCTTTACAGATTTCCAGTAAGCTCTTGTTGATATGACCTCTGGTGAAAAATGAAGAGCTAAATGATTCATGTGATGATTCCACTTGTCTATTTCGTCCGTTAAATCATCCTCAAAAGCTTTCTCCTGCTTGGGCTCCCAATGTTTAAACAACGGTAATGGATCTCCTGTTACAAGATGTTTGGAAGCAGAATAAAGTGAATCCGGATTCAAGTCCGAGATCGCGATGACTTGTCGATGAGCCCCATGATTCAATCGAACAGCACTGCCCATCTCGGTCAGGCTCTTAATTTCGCTTTTTTCAAGATTGTCAAATACGCGAAGCTCCGTTTTCTTGTATTCAGCAAATAGGTGAATATTCTGCATGATATCCCCCTTTTTGTTCATTCTTTACTTCATTTTTTGCGTATCAGAATCGGCTGTAAAAGCCGATCCCTATACGCAAAAATTGGTGTGACTAAAGGGCTAGAGGGGCAATCTTATCCTCGATCTCTTCCAATTCAAAATCGATATCATCTAGGTCTTCTAATTCCAGATCCAATTCTTCCAATTCAACTGTGTCAGCCATCTTTATCACCTCCTTACCAAGGTATAATAAAGACTATCGTTAACGCTAAATGGAGTTTTCTTTTCTATATACAAAAGTACGCAGCTCACAACAGTAGTGCCCCTTTTCATCTTTAATGAATAAATCCTTTGGAGAAGGATCCATTCTCGTAAACATAAAAGAGGTTGCTTTTTTGACTTCGTTAAAAAACATATCCGCACAAAAAGGATTATCAAAATCAAACCACATGGGCTTCTGTTCATGTGAGAAATGAAGAAAACCCTCGGTTGGTAAATGAAATCTTTTTTGGATCGTCTGCAGCCGTTCAAACTGTTGAAACCAATCCGATATGTTCTGCTCCCCGACCCAATCTGAAGGTTCAAACCTCCAATGCTCACGCATTATGGTGACCCTCCCTACTTTAAGGGATGGGTGTCTACCTTTTGATGTTGATTTAGGTGGATCAAACATGGGTGAACAGAACAGCGCAAACGGAAAAAAAGTTTCTTCTTTAAATCCAAGAGCAGGAGCATAAAAATGTAAGCAATGATGAGTGTTTTTGATAAAAAGGGCTACTTCATTATTTTTAATTCGTACTTCAAGTTGGTCTAAAGACAAAATGTTATCTTTGCTGGATGCAGAAACACCGGTTAATTCTACGGAAAGACCCGGATATTCCTGTGGTGTGCTTTTCATTGTGCGTTTAAATATCCAATTTGCCCACGATTTTTCACTATTCTCTACATGTAGGGCTTCATGTACGGTTTGTCGTAGTTTTCCTTTTTCCTTATTAAAAAATTGCATCCACCCATCGCCCGTAAAACCATGATGAAGTTCTCCTATAACAATGGATGTGACCTCGATCCCCGCGTCACTTTCACTGCCAGCGATCATAAGGTCAGGAGATAGAAGCCATCTAAATGAATTCAGTTCTGCTTGCCATTCCTGCAACACACTTTGAGGCACCTGAATGTAGGAAGTACCCTGATCTTCGACCAACCAAGTCTCTAGAAATTCCGCCATGGACTGATCTTTTAAGGTTGGAGGGTTTCTTAGCCAATACGATATCCATTTCTTTGCTGGTATAGATGAACGGCCATGACTAACTTTTTCAAATTGTTGCATGGCTGTCCTTTGGAATACCTTCCACCGTTCTAATCGAAGTTTTGCTTGGATTAGTATGGCTTGGTCTAATTCCTGCCAAAGATCCTTCGGGATAACGACGGGCATAAACTGCTGATCATAACACTCCTCGTAAACTAAGGTTTTATCCGCAAAATATTGGGTGTTTTTACCTTGATAACGCTCTCCCGTAATTCGAGTATAAATTTCTTCTATGTTAGCTATGGTTTTACTCTTTTCAGTAGGAGATGAACTATCGACATACTTATCGAGATAGTGCTCGATCTCTGACAAAGTAATGAGCCATTTATGGGAATGGGAAACCCCTAATTGAAGTAGACGTTGCAATTCATCTAAGCCATCTACGGAGGAGGAAGGAAGCCTCCATTCCGCTGCTTTTTCTCCCAAGTCTTCCTTTATTGCAGTTAATATTTTTTGCAGCGCTTGATGCGAGATGAATGCTTTTTTCTGTATGATCTTTCTTTCTTTTAGGGGTGATCCTTGATCTAAAATGCCATAACTAATGGGACCGAATTCACCCATCGTATCGTTTTTTGTAGTAACACGTTGAAGATAGGCGAAGAGGGTTCTCCCCATCTGTCTTTTTTGACTAAAGCTCGCCTGATCTTTTTGCTTATAGGTTTGATAAAAGTTCCAAAATGCCGAGTTAATCGTATAAAGCATTCGGTCATAAAGATCAGACTGATACAGTTCAAACAGCTTTTGTTGTAATAACTCGAGTTCTTCCTCAAATGTTTTGCGACTTAACATTTCATATTGAGCGATCTGTTGATGTTTAAGAGAATAATTATGGATATGCTCTTCCATGTGCCAGTCTAGCAGTATAGATTTATCATTGTCTGTTAAGGGATTCTTATGTTCTATTCTTCGGATGATCTTACGTTGATGGGAGAGGACAACATTCTGTTTTGGAATCGATCGGATCTCTTGAATCCAATGATCGCACCAATTTTCATAATCTTTACGTGCCTTTTTCCATTGTTTAAAATGTTCCTTGGTTGTTGCTACTCTTAGCTGAAGAATGTCTTCTATAGGGAGAGAGGTACTACGTAATACATATGGCTTTAGCCATTCCCAGGTAGATGTATTAACCCACACGGATTCTCTCCGGTTTTTCATAATAAAGATTAGTCAGATCAAACGGTCGATTCAATTTGGTTTCTGGTTTTTGGATTGACCATCTTACGTAACTCTCCCATGTCTCATCTTTCTTTTGATCCCATCTTAAAAGGATTTCGCTTGCTTTCTCCGCAGCGCTTCCTTTGGATTGGATTTTTAAGCTGTTCAAAATTTCCTGCTTCCCCTCATCCCCATTTCCTTGCTTTTCTAGACATATCGCTAGCGCCGTTGCGACCCGAGGAAGGTCTTCATCCTGTATAAGAAGTAACTTGGAATCAAGACTTCTTCTGTACCACTGCGTCGCTTTATCATAAAGCCGCTGCTCAAAATATATGGCTCCCAGACTCCTGGCAATGATGTCCATATGAAAAGCATCGTTCATGTCTTTTGCAATGCGATAACTATCTTTTAATGATTGGATTGCTTCAGCGTATCGCTGGAGTTTAAAGAGCAACCCTGCTTTCCTGTATAAATAATGCTTCGTAAAAACCGGGCTTGAATGAGTAACAAACTTTTCGAATTTTGACCAATGTTTGAGTGCTGTGTCCACTTTCTTCATATATTCAAACAAAACAGATATATTGGATATTAAGTTTATTTTTATATGGATGGCATCTTCCTTTCGATTACCTTCCTTTATGTGTTCAAGTCCTTGTTTGCATTCTTTAAATGCTTGAGCTAAATCGCCCGTTTCCACGTAGGTAAGTGCCCTTAGGTTATGTAACCAAGTTCGCTCAACTTCTACTTCGGAACCGGTCGTATCCGCTATGTTTTGGAGTGCTTGATCAATAATTCCCCTTCCTACTAATGGGGTGTTTAACCTTTTTGTACACAGTAATGCGATATACAAGTGTAATTCGGATTTTTTTAATTTATCTTCTGTGAAAGTAAGCGCATGCTTAAAAAGGTTAAGTGCTTTATCGTATTCAACCATAAACGCATAACACAACCCCATATATATCCATAGTTCAACTGTGGTTTGTTTTTTCAGATCATGGATATACCGGGATACTTTATTGACAAGAAAGAGCGCATGTTCATAATTTTGTGTGAAGACACTGGTCTCCAGGGCTTCAAGTAATATCTCGTCTAGTTGTTCTGTATCCCCACTCTCCATGCAGTCTAGAAGTCTTGTTGTTTTTTGAGTTTCATTGTTCGTAAGCTCCAGCTTTAGTGAGTTGCCATATGAGAATTTACTTTCATACCCATCTTTCCAATCGGTTATCTCATGTACAGTAGGCGTGATTTGGTTGTAGAGACTTTCAAGTAGTCGATTCCTGTTTTCGGCCAGATTCACGTGCATACGAATATCACTGTCTGCTGCCATTGGGAAACGGGAATCAAGATCACTAGCTTCGGATACGGTTGCAACGATGACAATGGGCAGATCATCAATACATTTTGACAACCGAGCGAAACATCGAAGAGAATGCTCGTCCATTCTGTCGATCTGATCGAACAGAAATATGGTGTTTGTATGCTCCAGATATTTGGTATAGTCTAATAAAACTTTAACAATGGTCTGTGTAACTCTGAACATTTGTTCAGATTCTTTATGCAATCTGCGACGTGATGGAGGAAGTGCAATGTCTTCAAGCTTTTGAGCATTCACAAAAGGAGGCTCGGAACTAAACGCTGGAAAGAGATACAGGATCTCTGGCGCATGATTTTTTAGAAGATTGTCTTCCCCTTTGTGAAGTAGAAAAGAGATAATAGTATAGATTAAAGGAGCAATGGAACTAAAACCTCGAGTCTCCGATGTACCTCCAATGGTGATCAGATTCGTCCTGTGAGCTAATCGCGTATGCATTTTCTCAGCCAAAGCAGCTTTGTGGAGCATATTTCCGTTGTAAATCCAGATCTTATCTTCTATTTTTAAGGGGAGCTGTCCCCTCTTTA
The nucleotide sequence above comes from Paenibacillus sp. W2I17. Encoded proteins:
- a CDS encoding lipopolysaccharide assembly protein LapB; translation: MRSNEVGNPFLFESKIKSEYEKIELNVLKILELKRGQLPLKIEDKIWIYNGNMLHKAALAEKMHTRLAHRTNLITIGGTSETRGFSSIAPLIYTIISFLLHKGEDNLLKNHAPEILYLFPAFSSEPPFVNAQKLEDIALPPSRRRLHKESEQMFRVTQTIVKVLLDYTKYLEHTNTIFLFDQIDRMDEHSLRCFARLSKCIDDLPIVIVATVSEASDLDSRFPMAADSDIRMHVNLAENRNRLLESLYNQITPTVHEITDWKDGYESKFSYGNSLKLELTNNETQKTTRLLDCMESGDTEQLDEILLEALETSVFTQNYEHALFLVNKVSRYIHDLKKQTTVELWIYMGLCYAFMVEYDKALNLFKHALTFTEDKLKKSELHLYIALLCTKRLNTPLVGRGIIDQALQNIADTTGSEVEVERTWLHNLRALTYVETGDLAQAFKECKQGLEHIKEGNRKEDAIHIKINLISNISVLFEYMKKVDTALKHWSKFEKFVTHSSPVFTKHYLYRKAGLLFKLQRYAEAIQSLKDSYRIAKDMNDAFHMDIIARSLGAIYFEQRLYDKATQWYRRSLDSKLLLIQDEDLPRVATALAICLEKQGNGDEGKQEILNSLKIQSKGSAAEKASEILLRWDQKKDETWESYVRWSIQKPETKLNRPFDLTNLYYEKPERIRVG
- a CDS encoding TldD/PmbA family protein, whose amino-acid sequence is MQNIHLFAEYKKTELRVFDNLEKSEIKSLTEMGSAVRLNHGAHRQVIAISDLNPDSLYSASKHLVTGDPLPLFKHWEPKQEKAFEDDLTDEIDKWNHHMNHLALHFSPEVISTRAYWKSVKQHVWFFATEVGLREDIRPCFMLELEVLARQNKKTTKSSVTKSWISPKYVNQVELEKLVLYAAESALDKLNAKPFHSGAYSLVLGPLAAPGIFHEVVGHGLEADIAALTGAAFHNSKGERIGSDKLTIVDDPTSLGLPGSYNIDDEGITAKCTTLVEEGRISNYLSHLHSKVQSNGHGRVINYAHPPLVRMSNTFVLPGEDEPEEIILETKSGIYIKNAFNGDVNMITGEFKIHVTEGYLIENGKLTTPITPSILKGDGRKLLRSIDRVGNDFQIHAEVRGGCGKLGQSPLPVSAGSPTVRVLDWEVQAIDS
- a CDS encoding ammosamide/lymphostin RiPP family protein translates to MADTVELEELDLELEDLDDIDFELEEIEDKIAPLAL